The following nucleotide sequence is from Clupea harengus chromosome 17, Ch_v2.0.2, whole genome shotgun sequence.
GGGAGTCCAGTGTGGCCTgaatggcaaacacacaccagtctgtgTGTCCAAACCGACAAAAGTTCCTGTCGGCTGTATGAAGTATACGCAAGACTGTTCTGAGTGAAGGCAGATAACTACTAATTCGCAGAATCTGGGCAGACGCTGAGCCTCGAGTTGTGCACGTGCCGCCATCTTGGTAGTTAGTTGGATCCTGATACAGCTAACAAAAATGTGTCATGTGTCATTGTGGCTTGATCAGAGCAGTATCTCTTAGCTTGTagaagataagataagataataaGATTGCTCTTATTTGAAAGTGCAGGAAAGGAGACAGCCATGTGTTTGTCCTCACTCCCAGTCTGGCCTCCTTTGTGTTTTGCCTCAGGCATGATGGAGCACGGCCTTGCTGACTCATCCCACTACAAGCCCAGGAGCAGCGTGTCTGAAGAGCTGACCCCGGTCATTGAGAGCGTGCCAGGCGCCGaggagtttgtgtctgtgtctgtcacagACATTGCCAACGCCACCCGTGAGCTGGAGGGGGCCACCGACGCCCCAAGAGTCCTGTCCCCTCCCTGCAGCCCCCTCAGGGAGGACGCCCACCTCCTGAAGCCCCCCCAGCGCGCCTCGCCGGACTCATCTGAGAGCGACTGGGAGACCCTGGACCCCAGCGTGCTGGAGgaggcgcagcagcagcagaaggatgaggaggaggaggaggaggaggccgctGGAGGGTCGGGGTCAGGGCCATGCCAAGGGGAGCAGGATAATGAGGCCTTTGAGCCCGCCTCCGGCCTGCCCATCACGGTGCAGCCTCAGTCCTCTGCAGGCGGTCAGGGCGTCCTCACCCAGGGGCTGGTGTCTGGCTTGGAGGAGGACCAATATGGCCTGCCCCTCGCCATCTTTACTAAGGTAGGGgggtacatacacatactcgcATGCTCGATCAAACTCTTAGCCATCCACACGTTCTGGTAGACGGTATACACCATTCAGACTGCCAAGGCTATCACTTTTGTGAACAGGTATTTGGAATATTGGGAAATTAAATTCAACCAGTGCATCTGAAGTGTTTTTACATTTGATACACTATTAAACACTCGGGAACACAGTGTACAGATTACCATCCACTAACAAATACAACGACGACTTTGCTTTTTGTGGTTTTAGAACTTGATTCACAAAGGTTACACAACTTGTCACTGTAGTATCTGCTTTTTCAGATATTGCAATTGTTTACTCTAAATTGTTTACTCTGAAATGTGTTGCCAGGGTTACCTGTGTATGCCGTACATGGCCCTGCAGCAGCACCACCTGCTGTCAGATGTGACCGTGCGTGGCTTTGTTGCCGGAGCAACCAACATCCTCTTCCGTCAGCAGAGGCACCTGAGTGATGCCATAGTAGACGTGagtcattctcttctctcttctcctttctccagagtcattctcttctctttccttctcatccCTTCACATTCCCACTGCCCAACACCGCTCTTCTCCTTTCGCCAGAgtcattctcttctctttccaacATCGCTCTTCACATTCACACTGACCCACTGCCCAACACCGCTTTCCATCACATCCCTTCACATTCCCACCGCCCAACACCGCTTTCCATCACATCCCTTCACATTCCCACCGCCCAACACCGCTTTCCTTCTCATCCCTTCACATTCCCACCGCCCAACACCGCTTTCCATCACATCCCTTCACATTCCCACTGCCCAACACCGCTTTTCTCCTTGCTTTGGTTACCCTGTTTTTAGCTCTCTCCCTTCAGCTTTCCCTCATTTCtctattacatttacatttacatttagtcatttagcagacgcttttatccaaagcgacttacaaggatgtatacacattttactctatctctccatctccctggcTTGTCGACTATTTGAAGTGTTATAGTCTATATACACCAGTTATATTGTTGTGCAGAAGATGCCTGTTTTCTGGGGCATTTTGACACTGTGATTTGaggccatggtgtgtgtgttcaggtggagGAGGCACGGATCCAGATCCAGGACCCGGAGCTGCGGCGGCTGCTGAGCCTGACCACAGCTGACCTGCGCTTCGCAGACTACCTGGTCAAGCACGTGACGGAGAACCGTGAGGACGTCTTCCTGGACGGCACCGGCTGGGAGGGGGGCGATGAGTGGATCAGAGCACAGTTCAACCTTTATGTGCTCTCACTGCTGTCTTCCACGCTACAGCAGggtaataaaacacacacacagacacacagacacacagacacacagacacacaattcaattgtatttgtatagtgccataacaatacaattgtctcaaggcgctttacagagcccagagcctggacccccttagtgcaagcacaatggcaacaggggcaagaaaaaactccctgttagtcaggaaggaaccttaagcagaaccacggcacacaCCCATCTGCCTGAGGTCGGCCGGAAGGAGATAGTtaggggagatgggggagagttGTGTgccagaaggggaagggaaacaacaagtgttgtacacagcttgcatttggtagatgtacataatacatatacatacatcatatgtatatacatgatacatacaaaaacagcttagtgggtatacactgtgctcatagggttacagttacaggggtaaggagagtaggaacagaaaaaacatgtcggtggtggcaataatatatattgcatataaatgctagcatagggtacggggtagagtaagtgtaaggcagtacggtggtgatgggtgcatgtgggccgagggattctacaggtagatcgggtggagagactacagcagcgtcccatagtgaagatctagattaggagagaaaaaagaagacagagtgagtgggtagagttggCTGGCCATATGCGTAGAAGAGGAGGagtagtggtggtgaggagcaatgtttccacatccatcagcaattggatcatgctataagggagagagaacatttttgttggtagacatcaatttggaaaacagataaggagatacttttaggtagtcaattaacagtaggcaatatggccattttaacagtattaatataggcattagcaatgtgatataaaaggagagggagagagagaggctgcctgggtaggtgtatgggaatattatttagcatttggttttgttatgtttagttatggttggctggcATGGTGCATGCGGATATTAGTTaggatggcaggatacacaacagtgcctgACTAGCTGGAGACAGCCACAACATGCGCCGTATGCTGTGTccgagacacagacacacacagacacacacacagacacacacacagacacacacagacacattataagtacatttaaagcaaatttattttgctaatttaaatGCATTTGGCTGTTTTGGTTGTAGTGCTGTCTACATTAGGTTTAGAATGGCTTCAAATGTTGGCTATTAACTTTCAGAGAGCATTGATATTTGTACCAGCCACACTTCAGGATGATggtaccttacacacacacacacacacacacacacacacacacacacacacacacacacacacacacacacacacacacacacacacacacagctgtacagTCATAGCTGTTAGCTGTTCTGGCAAATGCAAGAATGAAATACATGTTTCACTGATATTAGCTGATTAATTGGTCATcttaattaatgtgtgtgtgtgtgtgtaatgaagcTTGGCCCTCTGCTCTGTCTAGATAATGAAAAGATGTTGGCTGATTATGGAGCTCCATTCGTCTCTGCCTGGAGGATCACGCATAACTTCAGAGTGTGGTACAGCAACAAGCACCCGGCCATGGCTGAGATTACCCCTGGGTAAGCCTGAGGCTaggtggagggggaaaaaaatctaaaaaaagtAACATTGGTTGTACACCTGCTAGAGTTCAGAGTGGTGTTTAGTACTGTTTACAAACAGAATCATTTGCTttttgtgtctgtaaagcctTACACTGTCTTCAACACTATCTGTATCTCTTGCTCCCATAGCCATCCTTGCCTTGGCCAGTACAGTGTGACTGACATGAAGCTGCGCCTCTCTCAGTGAGTACTCCTGCTATTGGATCACTTGTAGTCACTAGTAGCTTTAGTCTCTCAGTGAGTACTCCTGCTATTGGATCACCTGTAGTCACTAGTAGCTTTAGCGGTTTGACCCAGTTCCAGCCTGGCCCATGTCTGTCCCTTTTTTGGCTTTTCCTTGGAGAATTAAGACCTTGATCGTAAAGATCGTAAAAAATCCTTCAAACGAGTATCGTGATCTGTTAATGTGATTCTGTAAATATGAAGAAACGCAGGCAGATACACCACATTAACTAGAAGGACAATCAGAACAGTGCAGACCTCgaccaaggccaaatgcccaATCTCGCAATGttaacaaaagcaaaaaatgaTTTGTGGTTCCCCCGATGATTCGGATCCACTCCAAAATATCTTGTGTTCTTCCATGGCTCATGCTACAcccttataataataataataataataataataataataataaaactttatattaatttactttattttatattaatttATATTATTAACTTTATACataatttatatagcacctttcatgcaaaagaatgcagctcaaagtgctttagagcaaatacataacgtgcacaaagaaattacatgcagataaaaatagacatcaaagaaacataaaaactcagatatagtgcaaaagaataaaattaaaaaaaattgataataataattattaaaattataaaattgaatacataaaatgcatagcataagataCCTTATACCAGGATTCATGAAAATTGGGCCAGTAGTTTTGTGTAATCTtgctgacagacacagacacagacagacaaacaaaccgcaCCCAAAACATAACCTCCATGGTGGAGGAAATAAGAGTGAAAGCTGACCACTTGCTGCCACCATGTGGCAGCCAAAGGAAGTAGAAAATATCTGACTTGCCATAAGTAACAGGACGAAAATTGATAGTGTTTATGTAGATTCTGAAAAAATCTCTTGATTTATGTTATGAAATGTTCTGTTCTGAAACATCAATCGTCATCGTCTCTCCCAACCCTATCCCTCTTTCTAAAACGCTCTCGATGGATTCGAAGAATATAATCCGCTCGGTGCCTCTTTCTGTGTCAACACGGTCCATCTAGAATGTCTGCTGGCTATTCACTCACACTTTCAGCACCTCACAGGCTTCCAGACTTCATTTCCATCTGTACAtagtgctgtgtgctgctgggcaTGATGGAGAAGGAATCAGCCTGGGCTTCCTCATACTCATGGATTAGAtcttaaaaaaggaaaagagttcagtaataaaaaaaaagaaaaaggtttaGCATagctgtccatctgtctgtgcacatatgtgtgtgtgtgtttgtgtacttggtTTCAGTCCAGGAAGTTAAGAGTGGGAAGGTGATCTGGGCTGGTATAGGATTTCTGCCTGTGCCCCATCCTTAAAATGAAAGCCTCTAGGATTACACAGGGCATATTTGCGCCccttgtgtgtgagcagctgcgtgtgtgtgtgtgtgtgtgtgtgtgtgtgtgtgtgtgtgtgtgtgtgtgtgtgtgtgtgtgtgtgtgtgtgtgtgtgtgtgtgtgtgtgtgtgtgtgtgtgtgtgtgtgtgtgtgtgtgtgtgtgatgatggggGTTCATGCGAGGGTGTCTTCATCCGGGCTCATCTATTGATAGCTTTATGGTGAGAACACCAGCAGGGCTGCTTGCTGCTGATATATTGGCCTCTCACTTCCTGTGGCGGGTAGGGTGTCAGGCACCCTGTGAACTTTGTCGTAATGCCTtggtaaacaaataaacagacttGGTCATTTATCTAGCTCTCTATTATATACACAATGAAGTGCTTACTCCTTCAGTCACTTAGGAAGTGACTGTAGCTTTCGACCAGGAGAAAATCGATCAAATATATTATTCTGTATTTGGACTAGCAATCATGCTTAATATGAAGCACACTTTGTGTCACCCTGTCCCTttaatctctttctctatacAGCATCAGTAAATGCCCATAGTCTTGGCAGGACGATGactgacacagagaaagaaagagggtggTGTGTTTTTGCACTCTTTGTGTTGGTCTGCATTGACCCCCCCCAGTCACTTCCTGTATGCCTTCACAAGGCAAGTAAACACTCCCCCTGGCAACGCCAAGGAGCAGAAAAGGCAGGAAAAGGGCAATCTGGCTTTCTTTGAATTTGAATGGCTACAGTCAACAGCACTGGGTTGCCCTCCGTGGAAAGTGTGTAGCATTGGATATGAGAGCAACAATGCTGGGATTGAGTGTCAAAACAGAGGAGGGTAGTTCTGTTACAAAGAGCCCTCTGATCAGGTTTCATAGGCAGGCATGGCTCCTTGGCCACTGCTGTCAAGCAGAGACCagacctcttctctccacttgGTATTCTAGAGGCTAGAGTGGACCTGTACCTGGAGTCATCAGTGGCAGGTCTTTGGGTGCAGTGTTTGGTTGGCTCCCAGGAAACAGACACAACATTTTAGGATGAAGAACTCTGTATAAAATGTGATCGTGTTTGTGGGGAAGACTATGTGTAAGGCAATGAGCTTTGTATTTCTCACAATTTTCATTTGCTTAAACACTGTGGCTTTTTTAAATCAATCAGGTCAGTTTTGTCACATGCTACTTTCCACAAACTTTCATGGTCTGACAAATGAGTCATTCGATTTCAGTGTGGCAATCATGGTAGTTTGACTGATGTTAAGCTCATTCacattgttttaatttttaaGTGCATTGTGCCAGTATTAGCAGACTTGTTTGCAACACAGTTTTATAGCCTCATATGCCCCAAGTAgtcaaatacaaaaatgtattgatttttGAACCATAAAGGTTGTTTGGAAAATCCCATTCAAGCAAAAAAGACTAATCGAAGCTAATTGCTTGCTCACAAAATGGTGGATACAGC
It contains:
- the avl9 gene encoding late secretory pathway protein AVL9 homolog encodes the protein MESNGKDELKGPVLHIVVVGFHHKKGCQVEYSYPPIMPDEGHDSSALPEEWKYLPFLALPDGAHNFQEDTVYFHLPPLEGEMKCVYGVSCYRQIEAKALKVRLADVTRETVQKSVCVLSRVPLYGLLQAKLQLITHAYFEEKDFSQISILKELYEHMNGSLRGTALDGSQVYLGLSPRDLILHFRHKVLILFKLILLEKKVLFYVSPVNRLVGALMTLLSLFPGMMEHGLADSSHYKPRSSVSEELTPVIESVPGAEEFVSVSVTDIANATRELEGATDAPRVLSPPCSPLREDAHLLKPPQRASPDSSESDWETLDPSVLEEAQQQQKDEEEEEEEAAGGSGSGPCQGEQDNEAFEPASGLPITVQPQSSAGGQGVLTQGLVSGLEEDQYGLPLAIFTKGYLCMPYMALQQHHLLSDVTVRGFVAGATNILFRQQRHLSDAIVDVEEARIQIQDPELRRLLSLTTADLRFADYLVKHVTENREDVFLDGTGWEGGDEWIRAQFNLYVLSLLSSTLQQDNEKMLADYGAPFVSAWRITHNFRVWYSNKHPAMAEITPGHPCLGQYSVTDMKLRLSHSVQNSERGKKIGNAVMTTSRSVVQTGKAVGQSVGDALTSAKSAMSSWFSTLAQPAAEASPACPQTPATNE